One Herbaspirillum rubrisubalbicans genomic window carries:
- a CDS encoding rhodanese-like domain-containing protein encodes MSSLSSVAALNPEAPPVITRELPPELAQIRAQAMADGLPYAGGIGPQQAWELVAAGKVVLVDVRTAEERKFVGHVPHSLHVAWATGTSLSRNPRFVRELESKLGGKDVPALLLCRSGKRSVAAAEAATKAGLTCIFNVLEGFEGELDASQQRGKADGWRFHGLPWVQD; translated from the coding sequence ATGTCTTCCCTGTCGTCCGTTGCCGCCCTGAACCCCGAAGCGCCCCCCGTCATTACCCGCGAGCTGCCGCCTGAACTGGCGCAGATCCGCGCACAAGCGATGGCGGACGGCCTGCCCTACGCGGGCGGCATCGGTCCCCAGCAAGCCTGGGAACTGGTGGCCGCTGGCAAGGTGGTGCTGGTGGACGTGCGCACGGCAGAAGAACGCAAGTTCGTCGGCCACGTTCCCCATAGCCTGCATGTGGCCTGGGCCACCGGCACTTCGCTGTCGCGCAACCCGCGCTTCGTGCGCGAACTGGAAAGCAAGCTGGGCGGCAAGGACGTGCCGGCACTGCTGCTGTGCCGCAGCGGCAAGCGCTCGGTGGCGGCCGCCGAAGCTGCGACCAAGGCCGGGCTGACCTGTATCTTCAACGTGCTGGAGGGCTTTGAAGGCGAGCTTGACGCCAGCCAGCAGCGCGGCAAGGCCGACGGCTGGCGCTTCCACGGCCTGCCTTGGGTGCAGGACTGA